One window of the Candidatus Chryseobacterium colombiense genome contains the following:
- a CDS encoding lipid II flippase MurJ: protein MKLLYRINKYILTVLKKPMFFNVILVGLVTLIVKSVGFLKEMEVGRTFGLSEVIDTFFMASLVPGFVNNVFMSSFQNIFIPNYIMEMRQGKDISSFYSTCVIFTFCMALVLSFIAYWFTDFFIEDLFSGHSAEYYHLIRIQFYILLPCIFFWSFSSLLSGVLEINGLFRFSTIYPIITSLVYLVNIYFFQNKMGWLLLSISMLLGSFLEFVYLLFISIYKNTTKLSKPDFRSDNVIILFKQIPSKVGSSFLTGSTGFVNQFFAAQLMVGSLSAFNYGQKIPSFLVTILIIALGNVLLPYFSNLAYDNRTKAYEVVNKSIIYTFLFSLLFIGILFIFSENIVSVLFEKGNFTSNDTIRVARIQQILLIYIPFYVSSIIIIKFLTSINKNNYMFYASVLNLVLNVILNVYFVKFYEINGLALATAIVYIVNFGVLFVFFRYQKKMDSA, encoded by the coding sequence ATGAAATTATTATACAGAATAAATAAATATATTCTAACTGTTTTAAAAAAACCGATGTTTTTCAATGTTATTCTTGTTGGTTTGGTAACATTGATAGTGAAATCAGTCGGATTTCTAAAAGAGATGGAGGTTGGAAGAACTTTTGGACTTTCAGAAGTTATAGATACTTTTTTTATGGCTTCTTTGGTTCCTGGTTTTGTCAATAATGTTTTCATGTCATCTTTTCAGAATATATTTATTCCAAACTATATTATGGAAATGAGACAAGGTAAAGATATCTCCTCATTTTATAGTACTTGTGTTATTTTTACTTTTTGTATGGCCTTAGTACTGTCTTTTATCGCTTACTGGTTTACAGATTTTTTTATTGAAGATTTATTTAGTGGACATTCTGCTGAGTATTACCATTTGATTAGAATTCAATTTTACATTTTACTACCCTGTATATTTTTTTGGTCATTTTCTTCTTTATTGAGTGGCGTACTGGAAATAAATGGGCTTTTTCGCTTTTCAACTATTTATCCAATAATTACGTCATTGGTTTATTTAGTAAACATATATTTCTTTCAGAATAAAATGGGGTGGCTTTTGCTCTCTATCAGTATGCTTCTAGGAAGTTTTTTAGAATTTGTTTATTTACTTTTTATTTCAATTTATAAAAATACAACGAAACTATCCAAGCCAGATTTCAGATCAGATAATGTTATTATTTTGTTTAAACAGATTCCCTCTAAAGTAGGATCAAGTTTTTTGACAGGTTCAACAGGTTTTGTAAATCAATTTTTTGCAGCTCAATTAATGGTCGGTTCTCTTTCTGCATTTAACTATGGACAAAAAATTCCTTCTTTTTTGGTAACAATTCTGATTATTGCTTTAGGTAATGTTTTGTTACCTTATTTTTCAAATTTGGCTTATGATAATCGTACCAAAGCATATGAAGTGGTAAATAAATCTATTATATATACATTTTTATTTTCTTTACTATTTATTGGAATTTTATTTATTTTTTCAGAGAATATTGTATCTGTACTTTTTGAAAAAGGTAATTTTACGTCTAACGATACTATTAGAGTAGCGAGAATACAGCAGATACTATTGATATATATCCCTTTTTATGTTTCATCAATAATCATAATAAAGTTTCTTACCAGTATAAATAAAAACAATTATATGTTTTATGCTTCGGTTTTGAATCTAGTTTTGAATGTCATTCTCAATGTTTATTTTGTAAAGTTTTATGAAATTAATGGTTTGGCATTGGCTACGGCTATAGTGTATATTGTTAATTTCGGAGTATTGTTTGTTTTTTTTAGATATCAAAAAAAGATGGATTCTGCATAA
- the asnB gene encoding asparagine synthase (glutamine-hydrolyzing): MCGVNGIIKKNISENEILKNLEVMNRHIIHRGPDDDGFFTNHFDNTGIGFAMRRLSIIDLSSGKQPIFTDDRSKVIVFNGEIYNYRILRADLEDKGITFHTTSDTEVILKLYEQYGTEAFNKLDGMFVFSIYDKINGKIYIVRDFFGEKPLYYTTNNNELIWASELKSIMSILNYKPQINKVGLSLFFQLTYIPAPYSIYEGIHKLEANKYLEYDLKKDELNIIIINAPEEIRKKDISFEDAKKEVFDLVHESVESRSISDVPIGTFLSGGVDSSIVSLCLAQNKSEKINTFSIGFEKKAFDETEKSRLVAKLIGSNHHEFVILEKDLSEDLNDIILNFDEPFADSSALPSYLVSKKTSQYVKVALTGDGGDEIFGGYNKYLIGKINRRYTSLVPESFHKNILQITDRFTRQKEDKRGIKFKIRKSLNSINYGSEFYYNIIKLGFSDLEMKHYLKNDSFDTDPLKLYKTKVPAPLSLTDFREVDKMISLEGDMIVKVDRTSMLTSLECRAPFLNRKLWNYTNSLPEHFLLKGNNKKYILKKAFEQYFPNDFLEKSKQGFGVPVGDWLRHGMRKELESYIDLGFLNKQNLFITDSLVNMVKSHINSLEDHSFKVWTFYCFQKWYKNIYENL, from the coding sequence ATGTGTGGTGTTAATGGAATTATAAAAAAAAATATTTCTGAGAATGAAATTTTAAAAAACTTGGAAGTGATGAATCGCCATATAATTCATCGCGGTCCCGATGATGATGGCTTTTTTACAAACCATTTTGACAACACGGGAATAGGTTTTGCCATGCGTCGTTTATCAATTATTGATCTGTCATCAGGAAAACAACCGATTTTTACGGATGACAGGTCGAAAGTAATTGTTTTTAATGGTGAAATATACAATTATAGGATATTAAGAGCTGATTTAGAGGATAAAGGCATTACTTTCCATACCACTTCAGATACAGAGGTCATATTGAAACTATATGAACAATATGGGACGGAAGCTTTTAATAAATTAGACGGGATGTTTGTTTTTTCTATTTATGATAAAATAAATGGTAAAATCTACATCGTTAGAGATTTCTTTGGAGAAAAACCACTGTATTATACTACAAATAATAATGAACTAATATGGGCTTCAGAATTGAAATCCATAATGTCAATATTGAATTATAAACCCCAAATCAACAAAGTAGGATTATCTCTTTTTTTCCAGCTTACATACATTCCTGCACCTTATTCAATATACGAAGGAATTCATAAATTAGAAGCAAACAAATATCTTGAATATGATCTCAAAAAAGATGAGCTCAACATTATAATAATAAATGCTCCTGAAGAAATTAGAAAAAAAGATATTTCATTCGAAGATGCAAAAAAAGAAGTTTTTGATCTGGTACATGAATCTGTAGAATCAAGAAGTATATCAGATGTCCCTATCGGAACCTTTCTGTCTGGTGGTGTAGATTCTTCAATAGTGAGTCTTTGCTTGGCACAAAATAAAAGCGAAAAGATAAATACCTTTTCAATTGGCTTTGAAAAAAAAGCATTCGATGAAACAGAAAAATCACGGTTAGTAGCTAAATTAATAGGAAGCAACCATCATGAGTTTGTAATTTTGGAGAAAGACTTATCAGAAGATTTAAATGATATAATATTAAATTTTGATGAGCCTTTTGCAGATTCTTCAGCATTACCGAGCTATCTGGTTTCAAAAAAGACCAGTCAATATGTTAAGGTGGCACTCACCGGAGATGGGGGAGACGAGATCTTTGGTGGTTATAACAAATATTTAATTGGAAAAATCAATAGAAGGTACACAAGTTTAGTTCCTGAGTCATTTCATAAAAATATTTTACAAATTACCGATAGATTTACAAGGCAAAAAGAAGATAAAAGAGGAATTAAATTTAAAATTAGAAAATCTTTAAACTCAATAAACTATGGCAGTGAATTCTATTATAATATTATCAAGCTTGGTTTCTCAGATCTGGAGATGAAGCATTATTTAAAAAATGATTCCTTTGATACTGACCCGTTAAAATTATATAAAACTAAAGTTCCTGCGCCACTATCACTTACTGATTTCAGGGAAGTAGATAAAATGATTAGTCTGGAAGGAGATATGATTGTTAAAGTAGACAGAACCAGTATGCTTACTTCTCTCGAGTGCAGAGCACCCTTTCTAAATAGAAAACTCTGGAATTACACCAATTCTCTTCCTGAACATTTTCTACTTAAAGGAAATAATAAAAAATATATCCTTAAAAAGGCGTTCGAACAGTATTTTCCAAATGATTTTCTAGAAAAATCAAAGCAGGGTTTTGGAGTCCCTGTTGGTGATTGGTTGAGACATGGAATGAGAAAAGAATTAGAGTCTTACATTGATCTTGGTTTTTTAAATAAACAAAATTTATTTATCACAGATTCGCTTGTAAATATGGTAAAGAGTCATATTAATTCTTTGGAAGATCATTCCTTTAAAGTTTGGACGTTTTATTGTTTCCAAAAATGGTATAAAAATATTTATGAGAATTTATAA
- a CDS encoding O-antigen ligase family protein has protein sequence MKYLKLIILLLIFWNLPSFALVNVDSMAGTLLSYGTFLLIIVYFLLNKKVKSTSPFIILGILYFLISVLVDAQDTEGFIVTFIKYFIFIILSIKLVKDTTNKDIYIVLLLGALSILFESIFIKDIGGRFSGFYLNPNSAGLICILGYCLSFSINNKRLRIIGQILFSIAGFVTFSRTFLLLWVIINVVSLWVSYKNAYKILLGIILFSFFLSFGDKFDFNTRRLEAFSAILDGKINSDMEEDSRTETWALYYDKIFERPLFGNGYLSFSGETIGSGETGIVKMGVHNTPLMIIGESGIFAFLCFIWIYGTLMVKGIKIFRDEPIFFLMSFSLFMYMLTNHNYFDNYLILFISLWLFVKIQKKIKRNLN, from the coding sequence ATGAAGTATTTAAAATTAATTATTTTACTGTTAATTTTTTGGAATCTCCCCAGTTTTGCTTTGGTCAATGTTGACTCTATGGCTGGGACACTTTTAAGTTATGGGACTTTTCTTCTAATTATTGTATATTTTTTATTAAATAAAAAAGTAAAATCTACAAGTCCTTTTATTATATTAGGAATTTTATACTTTCTAATTTCAGTATTGGTGGATGCCCAAGATACCGAAGGCTTTATAGTAACCTTTATTAAGTATTTTATTTTTATAATATTGAGTATTAAGCTGGTAAAAGATACCACAAACAAGGATATATACATTGTATTGTTGTTAGGGGCTTTAAGTATCTTATTTGAGTCAATTTTTATAAAAGATATTGGAGGCAGATTTAGTGGTTTTTATTTGAATCCGAATTCTGCAGGGTTAATTTGTATTTTAGGTTATTGTCTGAGTTTTTCCATCAATAACAAAAGACTCCGGATAATAGGACAAATATTGTTTTCCATAGCCGGGTTTGTTACTTTCTCTAGAACTTTTTTATTGCTTTGGGTTATTATTAATGTAGTTTCGTTGTGGGTAAGTTATAAAAATGCTTACAAAATTCTTCTTGGGATAATCTTATTTAGTTTTTTTCTCTCTTTCGGAGATAAATTTGATTTCAACACAAGACGATTAGAAGCTTTTTCAGCAATTTTAGATGGTAAAATAAATAGTGATATGGAAGAGGATTCCAGAACCGAAACTTGGGCCCTTTATTATGATAAGATTTTTGAGAGGCCATTATTTGGAAATGGTTATTTATCTTTTTCTGGAGAAACAATCGGTTCAGGAGAGACAGGAATTGTCAAAATGGGAGTTCATAATACGCCGTTAATGATAATAGGGGAATCAGGAATTTTTGCATTCTTATGTTTCATTTGGATTTATGGGACCCTTATGGTAAAAGGCATTAAAATATTTAGAGATGAGCCAATCTTTTTTTTAATGTCGTTTTCTCTATTCATGTATATGCTAACAAATCATAATTATTTTGATAATTATTTAATTCTATTTATTTCTTTGTGGCTATTTGTGAAAATACAGAAAAAAATAAAAAGGAATTTAAATTAA
- a CDS encoding glycosyltransferase family 4 protein, translating to MNTLLMVANVDWFFISHRLCIAQQASKDGWKVFVACEDTGRKKEIEVDGITFIDFKFSRSGINPLKEFKTLGQFYQLYKKVKPDVVHHITLKPVTYGSIIARTLNMKGVLNAVSGLGYNFTGDRKGSVQRLMIRLMRYGFDRDKLTVIFQNDDDQRVFKNLRILSKKNTIARIKGSGVDLVKYEKSLFPSFDRIKIVLPIRMLWDKGVKELREASELLKEKYHDQLQIILSGLADEDNKAGVPASYLNDWQDGDYVVWIGYQKDMVKVYKDSHIVILPSYREGMPKTLIEACAIGRAIITTDAIGCRECVDEGINGLKVPVYSVRELADAIEKLVVNPDLIEKMGYQSRIKAEKEFDVNAVIKRHLEIYKDLLK from the coding sequence ATGAATACACTTTTAATGGTTGCTAACGTCGACTGGTTTTTTATTTCTCATCGGTTGTGTATTGCGCAACAAGCAAGTAAAGATGGGTGGAAAGTATTTGTTGCTTGTGAAGACACAGGAAGAAAAAAAGAAATAGAAGTTGATGGGATAACTTTTATAGATTTTAAATTTTCAAGATCCGGAATAAATCCTCTTAAAGAATTTAAGACTTTAGGTCAGTTCTATCAATTATATAAGAAAGTTAAGCCAGATGTTGTTCACCATATTACATTAAAGCCGGTAACTTATGGATCAATTATTGCAAGAACCTTGAATATGAAAGGTGTATTAAATGCTGTAAGTGGTTTAGGATATAATTTCACTGGTGATCGAAAAGGTTCTGTCCAGAGGTTAATGATAAGATTAATGCGTTATGGATTCGATAGAGATAAATTAACGGTTATTTTTCAAAATGATGATGATCAAAGGGTTTTCAAAAATTTAAGAATACTATCTAAAAAAAATACAATAGCAAGGATAAAAGGTTCTGGGGTTGACCTGGTAAAATATGAAAAAAGTCTTTTCCCTTCTTTTGATAGAATTAAAATAGTTTTGCCTATAAGAATGTTATGGGATAAAGGGGTGAAGGAACTGAGGGAAGCATCAGAATTGCTCAAGGAAAAATATCATGATCAGTTACAGATCATTTTGTCTGGTTTGGCAGACGAAGATAATAAGGCAGGAGTTCCTGCAAGCTATTTAAACGATTGGCAAGATGGAGATTATGTCGTGTGGATTGGCTACCAAAAAGATATGGTAAAGGTCTACAAAGATTCACACATTGTAATATTACCGTCATATAGAGAAGGTATGCCTAAAACATTAATAGAAGCTTGTGCCATTGGTAGAGCTATTATTACAACTGATGCCATAGGTTGCCGGGAGTGTGTAGATGAAGGTATTAATGGATTAAAAGTACCGGTATATTCTGTTAGAGAACTTGCAGATGCCATAGAAAAGTTAGTGGTAAATCCTGATTTGATAGAAAAGATGGGATATCAATCTAGAATAAAGGCAGAAAAAGAATTTGATGTAAATGCTGTTATAAAAAGACATTTGGAAATCTATAAAGATTTATTAAAATAA
- a CDS encoding glycosyltransferase, with amino-acid sequence MPNLKAGGAERVISYIAAKLREDIFEVKLIVLGFEKDTVYDTGSMHTQYLQKDRLITSIAPLFKIIFTERPDIVFSTISHVNLAMGLFSVFFKKIKFIGREASVMSQMNQFTNFNSKILKSLTRVLYGCLTRIVCQSEDMRLDCIKYFGLKPSNLVVINNPLTYVPAIVEGSAAKKEIKFITIGRLSEEKGYLRIIDGLSKIKDYDFTYTIVGSGPQENIIKDKIKINGLDKKINFISYTSEVLEELKKHDFFLQGSFVEGFPNAVLESCSVGTPVIAFNAPGGTKEIIKNGTNGFLVENESEFCTILRKIREINNFQREDVAESVTSKFNAENIIRQYENLLSTV; translated from the coding sequence TTGCCCAATTTAAAGGCGGGAGGCGCTGAACGTGTTATTTCTTATATTGCTGCAAAACTGAGGGAAGATATTTTTGAAGTAAAATTAATTGTATTAGGATTTGAAAAAGATACGGTTTATGATACAGGCTCTATGCATACCCAATATTTGCAAAAAGACAGATTGATTACTTCAATAGCCCCTCTATTTAAGATCATTTTTACTGAACGACCTGATATTGTATTTAGCACCATTAGTCACGTAAATTTGGCAATGGGGCTTTTTAGTGTTTTCTTTAAAAAAATAAAGTTTATTGGTAGAGAAGCGAGTGTGATGTCTCAGATGAACCAGTTTACTAATTTTAATTCTAAAATTCTAAAGAGTTTAACTAGGGTTTTGTATGGCTGCTTAACAAGGATTGTTTGCCAGTCAGAAGACATGCGCTTGGATTGTATTAAATATTTTGGCTTAAAACCATCAAACTTAGTCGTTATCAATAATCCTTTGACTTATGTTCCGGCAATAGTTGAAGGCTCTGCTGCTAAAAAAGAAATAAAGTTTATTACAATTGGGCGGTTAAGCGAGGAAAAAGGATATTTAAGAATAATCGACGGGTTATCAAAAATTAAAGATTATGACTTTACATACACTATTGTTGGTTCCGGTCCTCAGGAAAACATTATAAAAGATAAAATAAAAATAAATGGCTTAGATAAGAAAATTAACTTTATATCTTATACTTCAGAAGTTTTAGAAGAACTGAAAAAGCATGATTTTTTTTTACAGGGATCTTTTGTAGAAGGATTCCCCAATGCTGTGTTGGAAAGCTGTAGTGTTGGAACTCCTGTAATAGCATTTAATGCACCGGGTGGTACAAAAGAAATTATAAAAAATGGAACTAATGGCTTTCTTGTAGAAAATGAATCCGAATTTTGTACAATTTTAAGGAAAATCAGGGAAATAAATAATTTTCAACGAGAAGATGTTGCTGAATCTGTTACTTCCAAATTTAATGCAGAGAATATCATCAGACAGTATGAAAACTTATTATCAACCGTATAA
- the asnB gene encoding asparagine synthase (glutamine-hydrolyzing), whose amino-acid sequence MCGIYLTNIPFTEKAIQGKLETIQFRGPDYTGVTADNNLIFGHLRLSILDLEERSHQPMKYKHLTIVFNGEIYNFQDLKNELIECGYSFETTGDTEVLLKGYEHWGESLVPKLNGMFAFAIYNAETDKIFCSRDRLGVKPFYYYWKDGQFEICSQLRPIHENKSINREAVSIFLDCTYIPSPYTIYNDVYKLSPGNNLIIDLKTSELKIKEYWNLKEVKDSGLSYDEAKNQLHTLLKDAVKIRLQSDVPFGSFLSGGIDSALVSSIAAKVSTNQIKTFSIGFDDPKYDESKIASQYADIMGSIHTETICRPEDILEMIPKLIEVYDEPFADSSALPSLLLNKVTKKHVTMALSGDGGDESFLGYNHFDWVVKFRKLLKIPFTVRYFCSLFLVGNIIGKRTEPFKRILRTKIDNDFIKGVFIGYNSLIKKRNLNWLKPYKNSLVLSNDLIQRTADLNIKLWLENDSNVKVDRASMAYSVEVRSPFLDYRIIEFARTLPVDYRYVPGRKKRMLRDILKEYIPEEVFDQPKRGFAVPIGTWIRTELKQEFVDNLQDDFLNQVPNLDVKKFKKMFKLHLAGKHDYSSYIWRVYILSKWYQEFGFYKKK is encoded by the coding sequence ATGTGCGGTATTTATTTAACAAACATACCTTTTACCGAGAAGGCTATACAGGGGAAGTTAGAGACGATACAATTCAGAGGCCCGGATTATACAGGAGTTACGGCTGATAATAATTTGATTTTTGGTCATCTCAGGCTTTCTATTTTAGACTTAGAAGAAAGGTCTCATCAACCTATGAAATATAAACATCTTACAATTGTTTTTAATGGGGAGATTTATAATTTTCAAGATTTAAAAAATGAGCTAATAGAGTGTGGATATTCTTTTGAAACTACTGGTGATACAGAAGTTTTATTAAAAGGATATGAACATTGGGGCGAATCTCTTGTTCCTAAACTGAATGGGATGTTTGCTTTTGCTATTTACAATGCCGAAACCGACAAAATATTCTGTTCGAGAGATCGTTTGGGAGTTAAACCCTTCTATTATTATTGGAAAGATGGTCAATTTGAAATTTGCAGCCAGCTCAGACCCATTCATGAAAATAAGAGTATCAATCGAGAAGCTGTATCAATATTTCTCGACTGTACCTATATACCAAGTCCTTATACTATTTATAATGATGTTTATAAATTGTCACCCGGCAATAACCTGATAATAGATTTAAAAACTTCGGAGTTAAAGATTAAAGAATATTGGAACCTTAAGGAGGTGAAAGATTCTGGTCTTTCCTATGATGAAGCAAAAAATCAGTTGCACACATTGCTGAAAGATGCGGTGAAAATAAGACTTCAATCCGATGTACCTTTCGGATCTTTTTTGTCAGGAGGAATAGATTCTGCACTTGTCTCTAGTATTGCTGCGAAAGTTTCAACGAATCAAATAAAAACTTTTTCTATTGGGTTTGATGATCCGAAATATGATGAAAGTAAAATAGCTTCACAATATGCAGACATTATGGGGTCTATACATACTGAAACTATTTGCCGCCCTGAAGATATCCTGGAAATGATCCCGAAATTGATTGAAGTGTATGACGAGCCTTTCGCAGATAGTTCTGCATTACCTTCGTTATTGCTCAATAAAGTAACAAAAAAACATGTTACGATGGCACTTTCTGGAGATGGAGGAGATGAAAGTTTCTTAGGATATAATCATTTCGATTGGGTAGTGAAATTTCGAAAATTACTAAAGATACCTTTTACAGTTCGTTATTTTTGTTCTTTATTTCTAGTAGGAAATATCATTGGTAAAAGGACAGAACCTTTTAAAAGAATCTTAAGGACGAAAATTGATAATGATTTTATTAAAGGAGTTTTTATTGGCTATAACTCCTTAATTAAGAAACGTAATTTGAATTGGCTAAAACCTTATAAAAATTCGTTAGTATTGTCAAATGATTTAATTCAAAGAACCGCAGATTTAAACATTAAACTTTGGTTAGAAAATGACAGTAATGTAAAAGTAGATAGAGCCAGTATGGCTTACTCTGTTGAAGTAAGAAGTCCATTTTTAGATTATAGGATTATAGAGTTTGCTAGAACATTACCGGTTGATTATCGATATGTACCGGGTAGAAAAAAAAGAATGCTAAGAGATATTCTGAAAGAGTATATACCAGAAGAAGTTTTTGACCAGCCTAAGCGCGGATTTGCTGTTCCTATCGGTACATGGATACGTACTGAATTGAAACAGGAATTTGTAGATAACTTACAGGATGATTTTTTAAATCAGGTTCCTAATCTGGATGTAAAAAAATTTAAGAAAATGTTTAAATTACATTTAGCAGGTAAACATGATTACTCGTCTTATATTTGGAGAGTCTATATTTTATCAAAATGGTATCAGGAATTTGGATTTTATAAAAAAAAATAA
- a CDS encoding glycosyltransferase family 4 protein: MRSKKKIAFLLPSLGAGGAERVGVLLANKFSDKFNVFLIAFTKAKAIYKVNDNVQLIYLQDTFSHSVSFFQAIRNNFFLLKKVVKIIRLNKIDILIGFTTNVNIITVLCAYFLRIPNIISERNNPKVYVPNFFWRNLRNLTYHLTDGLVVQTEFINDFYKNIISNRKIITIPNPIDESVSSSRLVYKERENIILTVGRLDSNKNQKMLIEAFANLNVDGWKLVIVGDGILKDEYVELVISLGIDHRVDFVGNVQNVWDYYNQAKIFAFTSNSEGFPNALLEAMSFGLPCISTDCPSGPSEIILNDENGYLIEMGNIEQLEDRLSILMHNPDICDQFSKKAMASTKKFSMAEVKKLWEVQIQKIL, translated from the coding sequence ATGAGGTCCAAGAAGAAAATTGCTTTTCTGCTACCAAGTTTAGGAGCTGGCGGTGCTGAAAGGGTTGGCGTTTTGCTAGCCAATAAGTTTTCAGATAAATTTAATGTCTTTTTAATTGCCTTTACAAAGGCTAAAGCTATTTATAAAGTAAATGATAATGTACAATTAATTTATTTGCAAGACACTTTTTCGCATAGTGTCTCTTTTTTTCAAGCGATCAGAAATAATTTTTTCCTTTTAAAAAAGGTTGTTAAAATTATAAGATTAAATAAAATAGATATTTTAATTGGCTTTACAACCAATGTAAATATTATTACTGTATTATGTGCGTATTTCTTAAGAATACCTAATATCATCAGTGAAAGGAATAATCCAAAGGTTTATGTACCAAATTTTTTCTGGAGAAATCTGAGAAATTTAACTTATCATCTAACTGATGGATTAGTTGTTCAAACAGAATTCATTAATGATTTTTATAAGAACATTATTTCAAATCGTAAGATTATTACTATTCCTAATCCGATTGATGAGTCAGTTTCATCTTCAAGATTGGTTTACAAAGAGAGAGAAAATATTATTTTAACTGTAGGCCGTTTAGATTCAAATAAAAATCAGAAAATGTTGATCGAAGCATTTGCTAATTTAAACGTTGATGGCTGGAAATTAGTAATAGTTGGAGATGGTATTCTGAAAGATGAGTATGTGGAACTAGTCATATCTTTAGGAATAGATCACAGGGTCGATTTTGTCGGAAATGTGCAAAATGTTTGGGACTATTACAATCAGGCTAAAATTTTTGCTTTTACTTCAAATTCGGAAGGGTTTCCGAATGCTTTACTTGAAGCAATGTCTTTTGGACTACCATGTATTTCAACAGACTGCCCATCAGGACCTTCTGAGATTATACTAAATGATGAAAATGGCTATCTGATAGAAATGGGTAATATAGAACAATTAGAAGATAGATTATCTATTCTTATGCATAATCCTGATATTTGTGATCAATTTAGTAAAAAGGCAATGGCCTCTACCAAAAAGTTTAGTATGGCTGAAGTGAAAAAGCTATGGGAAGTCCAAATTCAAAAAATACTGTAG
- a CDS encoding glycosyltransferase, whose amino-acid sequence MSSKKEILIFTMSMGSGGAERVISLLLPMLIKDYKVTLFLVINNLHYPIPSEVEVQVASPKQALGALERIKMLPKIVALYRKLLQKKKPFASMSFLLQPNLINGMLKSHFPDTKFILSERCYPSMEYKSSRLKYELYKILIKKYYNLADLVFSNSKEINNDLFSNFGVRNQMKVLYNPVNIMSHNQYELNDDKLRIVTVGRLIPVKNQVLIPKAIQLLEQKDNIFLEIVGEGHLRSKLEYYVGKLNINLVGNSNNVNKYLAKADFFILSSDSEGFPNALLEAMAMGLPVISTNCKSGPLELLNNGENIQVAQGNFAEAKFGILVNVNDSIGLAKAISFLYHHPEKRKQYSGLSFKRSLDFSLETIYKQLNFNILQ is encoded by the coding sequence ATGTCGAGCAAAAAAGAAATCTTAATATTTACTATGTCAATGGGAAGCGGTGGTGCAGAGAGAGTAATTAGTTTGCTTTTACCAATGCTGATAAAAGATTATAAAGTCACCTTATTTCTGGTGATTAATAATCTTCATTATCCAATACCTAGTGAAGTTGAAGTACAGGTGGCTTCTCCAAAACAAGCTCTAGGTGCTTTAGAGAGAATTAAAATGCTGCCAAAAATAGTGGCTCTATATAGAAAATTGTTACAAAAGAAAAAACCTTTTGCTTCAATGTCTTTTCTTTTACAGCCAAATTTAATTAATGGAATGCTAAAAAGTCACTTTCCTGATACAAAGTTTATTTTGAGTGAACGCTGTTATCCTTCAATGGAATATAAATCTTCGAGACTGAAATATGAGCTTTATAAAATTTTAATTAAAAAATATTATAATTTGGCAGATTTAGTATTTTCGAATTCAAAAGAAATAAACAATGATTTGTTCAGTAATTTTGGAGTTAGAAATCAAATGAAAGTACTTTATAATCCTGTCAATATAATGTCTCATAATCAGTATGAACTTAATGATGATAAATTGCGGATTGTTACAGTTGGCCGTTTAATACCGGTAAAGAACCAAGTTTTAATTCCTAAAGCAATACAGCTGTTAGAACAAAAAGATAATATTTTTCTAGAAATTGTCGGGGAGGGACACTTGCGAAGCAAATTAGAGTATTATGTTGGGAAATTAAATATAAACCTCGTTGGTAATTCAAATAATGTAAATAAATATTTAGCAAAAGCAGATTTTTTTATTTTAAGTTCAGACTCAGAAGGCTTTCCTAATGCCCTATTAGAGGCAATGGCAATGGGACTGCCTGTTATTTCTACAAACTGTAAATCAGGACCGTTGGAATTGTTGAATAATGGGGAAAATATTCAGGTGGCACAAGGTAACTTTGCTGAAGCAAAATTCGGAATACTTGTGAATGTAAATGATAGTATTGGTTTGGCAAAAGCAATTTCATTTTTATACCATCATCCGGAAAAAAGAAAGCAATACTCCGGACTCAGTTTTAAAAGATCACTTGACTTTTCTTTAGAAACAATTTATAAACAATTAAATTTTAATATTTTACAATAA